The genome window CAGCAATAACACTGGGAGCAAATAAGAATCCCTGCAGCAACAGGGTCACACCATCAACCTCCAACTCCGCCCCTTGCCCCCACACAGCCCCTACCTTGGTCAATGATGCCCTCCGCGATGAATTTGCACTCCCACCACTGGTCGTAACGCAGCGGCCACCTGTGGAGAATTCATTGCCTACATTGCTGTAAGTGCTCAGTGCACCCAGATCCAAGCAGAGActggggaggcagcagggataGCAGGGAAGCCAGAGGCCTAGGGCATACCAGCCTGGGCTTAGGACAAGACCTCAGTCTTGAGTCAGCTGCAATCTCAGAAGGGAGGAAACACCTTAGGAGAACAGGCCCTCATCCCATGTTTGAGCTGGCTCCTGACCTAGCAAACCCTCTCCAGAGGACACACAAGTGCTTGCCAAACACCCTGCTGTGACAGAGGACAtagctcccagcactgcacgATCCCCTCCCTACCCCCACTGCTGCTTACCTATAATCTAGAGGCTTTTCAAACTTGTCAGAGGGCTTCAGGCCTTCATATACCTGCAACAAGTAGAGATCAAAGCTGGTATCCCCTCTCCAGAAGAAACGGTGCCAAGTGAAGACTGGAAATTGGAAGGAATCTCATTTGTCTCAAGCCCTTAAAACACTGACTGAAGCTGAACCCTAAATGGCTTAGGGTCCTTCACTTTTGAAAACAGGACATAATTACAGTGTTATACACCACTTGCAGCTTTCTAGCTTCAGAGGTGCACTGAACACGTATGAAAACTAGTTTCAGTCTAGGCTGCTCGCGCACACATTGAGCAATAGATCTCTTGAAGATGAAGGGAGAATGACAGCAGGAATATTAGAATTGCTGTAATACCACAGGACTGTGTGCAGCTGCATTATTGTTGTCACAGAAGAAGTCTCTACTGTCCTTCCAGTGTAATAAGATCGTTATGATCTGCATTAGCAACATGTCAACAACGAAGccaaacacagaacaaagacATCAGCTTTGATATTCCGATGTTCCTGGATAAGAGATCATCAGCACATGTAATTGTAGAGCCTAGGAGTCATGTAAAGAAGCCCTGAAGTCACCAGGTAACTCTAGCTCCCAAGCTGTTCCCTCCACCCACCTCCCTCTGGTTCATTTTGAATTTAGGATGCCCCACTCTCCTCAGAGCAGTGGGGACCTCTCCAGGAGAAGAAATACCTGTGTGAAGACAGCATTCTTGCAGCTGGGGTCCAAGGCAGGGTTGTCTCGGTGCTCCATAGCCAGGCGTCGGTTAATATAGAGCCGTGGCATGAAGTTGGGCTTGCTTGTCTCTGAATCCTTCAGACACTGTGTAATGAGAGCTGTGCGCCTCTTGGACAGCAACAAGAACTGCTTGATATGCTGCCAACAGGTAAGTTCAAAATGTCAGAAGTGCCCAGTGCCCAAAGCACATTACCTACTTCCTAGGTCCTTCCCCTTCTCAAAGCCATGACCTCCTACACACAGCCACATTCTTCTCAACAGAATTTTCTCTATCTGATCTACTGTCTCCAAAGACTTTCCTTTCTGGCTTAATGGACAGACTGAGCCCAACTCTCCCTCCATCAGCAGCCATCTGATACTCACACTCTAGTGTTGCTTGGACTCTCCCTCACTCTCACCAGAACAAGAGTCTTACTATTCCTCCAACTTGTAATGAAACCAAGCTCTGCTAGACAAACAAGAATCCTTAAATGCTCTGGGTTTTAGGGTAAGCTGGCACGGGGATTACAGTGTTCTCTAGGCTGGAAGCACACAGAGTTGGACTACCCTAGCAATGCCCAGAACATTCTGGGAGAGGATGTGAGGAAAACAGACAACTGGAAGGATGATTGAGTCTTACGAGAAAGACACAAATTAAAAGCCAGAAAGTAGTTACTGGTAAAAAGCCTTGCCATTTGGACACGGCCAGTTCAAAACTGCTGGCAGCAAGCGCAGGAACAGAGTGTGCTGGGCTGTGATCTCAGAGGGGATGTATGCCCAGCTCACACACCCAGTGCAGCTACAGTCTGAGTCCTTTTGTGGGTGATGTACTCTCACCCCCAGAGCCTTGGTTTCATTCTTGTTACTGCATAGCTACAACATTTCCACACCAGTGTTCTAGCAGGAAAATAGTCTCAAAACAATATCGCCTTTCACAGCTTTAATGAAAGGAGCTCAGCCAGGTATTTCCCTTGAGCTGCTTTAAAGGCAACAAGCACTGACTGTCTCCCTTGCCACAGCCCAAGTGCACTTTGCCAGACTGAGGCCCCACAAGACACACAGGAAATCACTCACCTTGAGTTTGCTGAATGTGCCAACAGTGTGGTCCCAGGCTGGCACCAAGTGATGCAAGACACTATCCAGGAGCTTGATGAACCTAAATCCCAAAGAAGAAGGTACTGCAACACCCTGAAGGGAAAGGGATCTGCATAAGCCTATTCCAGGCCAGGCGCTACAGACACAAACAGTAAAGTAGCAACTGATCCAAACACAAGCCAGTGCGATCTTTTAAATCACAGAGCCTGTGGTACTGAATTCCCACTGCAGTGACCGTGCACCCCTTGCAAGGGACTCTGTGTGCACCTGTCCCTCCCCCCAGCAACACAGATACGCTGCACCTGCAACACACAAAACACTGAACCTCAGCTCCACGAttcctcttaaaaatatatggaaGCTACCCAAGAAAACCTTTGCTATTTCCTCCAAGGCCCAGGATGCCCATCCCAGCTGGAGTCACAGAGCTTTAGCGCTCCCAGCCATTACTTGGGCTGCAGAGGGCACCAATCACTGCAGACAGCACCGCCCCACTGCATGCCCCCTGCCCCCCATACAGTACCTCTGAATGAGCACTGCCCTCCGGTACAGCAGGTCAGGGTCTGTCCCTTCCAGGCGGGGGTAGCGTACTAAATTGGCCAGCTGGAACATGTCAGCACTGAGCCCCAAGTCCCTCTGTCGGGAGGATTTGATTTTGATGCCACGAAGGCGAACGTCAATCCCATCATCTGCCAAAGGAAGACCACAGATAATACACTAAGCCCATGAGAAAGTAAGCCGTCCAGCTGCAGCAAGTCAGTACAAGCTCCAAGTAAAAGCACTAGGAACTTGACCAGCTTCACCAGAACTGGGGCTGAGCACTGAGTCTGAAAGGCCTTTGTGCAGAGATGAGGAATTtatagaagaggaaaaaaaaaaacacaacaaaatcagaggcaaggaaaagaaaaacaggctgAAAGCATAAGGCTTGCAAATCTTCAGGTTACCCTGGAGTTTCCCATGGTTCTTTTGCATCTCATCAGAAACAGCTTGCAGGGCCAAGAAGTACAAGCCGCAGGAATAAACTCAATGTACAGTATCTCAAGGTGCATTATAGACATGGCCAAAACACCTGGCCCTACCTCTGCACTCCACAATCCGGATCTCGATGACAGGCAGGTGTGTTGTCATGTCCTCAAGGACGCACACATCCCCAATGTAACTCctgcaagcacagcacagacagaggctgcagagctgctcccttgCCCAACCTGCCAAAATTCACTTGGCTGCTTGTAAGGAAAAGGTTGCATCCTTTACAATGGGAGGCTGTAGGAGGAACTCAGACCCAGCTGCCCGCCTCCAGCAGTGCCACACAGCTCATATGAGCATCCAAACCTCCTGCTACCTCAGGTCTAGGCCATGTCTTGTTCCATAAGACAGCACAGCTCTCTGAATTAACCCAGCCGTGCTAATCATCAGCAAGTCCCCCCCATCTGCAAGGCCAGGACTGCAAGAGCTGGGAATGAGGTTTCACAGTGTTAGACTGGAGAGCCTCTCCCAAGGCCCTGAGCCACTAAAGTGAGGCTGCAGTTGGTGTGACGACCTACAGTTGGGGTGCTCAGCACCTCAAGTCCCTGGAAGAGCCACACGACACTTCCCACCTCCATCCACTCACTCATCAATGCCAACATCGTTCAGTTTCTTCAGATTGTCCCCCTCACCCCCGTACACGGCGACGCGCTTGGGCATGAAGTTCTCATCAGTGGTATCAACAGTCAGCAGGAGCTTCCTgcaaaaggaagcaagaaatGAAGAGAGAGCTCTGCTTCTGAACAACTACCACTGCTCCTCCCTCACGGCCTGGCCGCACCTGTACCAAGCACATGCAGACAGTGCTGAGACCCCCAGGTACCTGTGACAACGCTGGCTAAGAGCTGCACAAACCCAAAGCCAGAGCAGGGGACCAGGGGCAGAGAGGGCATGGCAACCTAGGGCCGTGATGGACtcatgcacagagcaggggctgcagtgccCACACCAGCTGCGAGCCAGCACACAGGGGAGAGATGCCTCACTTGACAATGGTGCCTTTCTTCATGTTGAGCCGCACCCAGTGCTGGCCCTGGGACCCATCACTCTCCCAGTACGTGTCGGCATGGCTGTCCGTCAGACACGACACATTGAAGTCTTCCTGGAAAAGGGCAGTGAATGAAGGGAAAGTCAGATAGGGATAGGATTAATTTCCCTTAGTGGCTACTTTTGTCATGAATCATAGAGCCAGAGGGTATCAAACTGGCCCGTTCCCATTTGCTGGCCTCTGGGTAGACACAGGGAGTACAGACAGCACAGGACGCTGGAGCTGGCCTGCTAAGGAGCTATGAtgtcacacacacagcacagagtaTGAAATTCTCCCTAAAATCAGCTTAGCAGCTAGCATTAGCATTTACTTCTCAGACCACAGCTTGCATAGTTCATCCAGGGACTGCATTACACAATGTTCTGCATGACAGTCCCCTCCAGGACTGCACCTTATCCCCCACATCCACAAAACATAGACCAGACCAACCCAGGGCAGCACACCCACAACGCATgctctccagccccacagcacagcagggttGATCAAGTCCTGCCCCTTGACCCCACATGCCACTCACCGTGTAGGATGAGACATCAATACTGTCCACGTACTGCTTGACGCTGCCCAAGTTCTCATCCTCCTTCCCAATATGATCATACAAGAAATGCACCAGGTCTTCATCACATTCATAAGTCCACGTTGGAGGCACAAACCTACCAGGACAAAGAGGTTAACGGTCTTAGAGACCCAGGGACAGCAAAGCTGCACTGACTCCTGCCAGGTGAATGGGTCAGGAAACGTAGGTCCATGTCTGCCTTGATCTCACCCTGTTTTCTGGTTCATACTGGCTTATCTAGGACAAgactgtgctgagcagagctcagaTTCCCCACAGCCTGTCTTACTCCACACCCCAATTTATGAGAGATGGCTGTCTGAGCAGCAAGGGAGAGACAGCAGCTTGCACCCACCCACAGCTGAAGTGTGCACACACCGTGAGATAGCTCCTACCGAAGCTTTTCTACTGCAGCTTCATCCTGTTCCATGGGCTTGGGTTTTGCTCCCAGGCGGAGGGAGTAAGTCAGATCCACCACTTGCTCCCATCTGAAACAAGATGGAGTGAGAGAATCCCAGGTAGCTGAGAAGTAGCCAGATGGGAAAGATTTTGGTTTAAAGCCACACCACATTTCATCCTCCATCATATTCTCATCAGATGCCTTTTCTGTTCAGACCATCTTTACTTGTTCCAGTCCATAACCCCAGCTGCTCCGGCAGTGGCCAAGCAAAAGTGAGTATCTCCATGTCTGGGTTCCCTATTGTCTCACTTATTATATAAGAAATGGCCAAGCAGGCTGGGACTTTTCAGTCCAGAACAGAAAGGACTGAGGGACAATACATCAAAATCTCAAGCAGCACAACATGGGTAGATGAGAACCTTACTGCTCTCATacatgcaaggaaaaaatgagacaTCAAATAAAGACAACAGGCTCAGATTACAAACAAGCTAAAGGCTTGTTTAGAGCTTATAATACAGATTGCAGGTTTAAAGCTTCTCCAGCTCTCCTCACTGTGGGCAACAAAATGTTGATACATTTTCTAAGTCAGACTCTGGAGAGGGATTTTCAGGTTTCCTGCATATTGCACCTTTCCCAGCTGCAAGGAAGGCAAGACACCGTACACGTGCTTCTAAAGCAGTCTGGGAACCATATCACTTTACACAACCTACATGGAAGGGCAGATGTGAGCCACAGCCCCATACCTGATCACAGGTTTGTAATCAACCCCAAAcaactgctgctgcctttggatCCTCTCTGTGGACTCAACCGGGACCAGTCTGTCCCCTCCTTCTGCATGCTTGCACACCAGGACCCAGCCTTCCTCCAGATCACAGCCACTCTTGTACTCTTCCAGCTGTTCCTGTGGGGGAAAATACTTCCTGTAAGAATCCCCAGGACCTCTACAACTCCTTGAAAGaaggctgtggcaaggtgggggttggcccCTTCTCGTGgataacagcaataggatgaaaAGTAGTGGCCTTAAATTGCAGCacaggaggttcaggttggatattaggaacaattccTGCTCCTAAAGAGCGGTgatgcgctggcacaggctgcccagggaggtggtgcggtcaccatccctggaggtgttccagagccgtggggatgtggcactgagggacgtggtcggttggcatggtggggtggggtgggactgagtgatctcagaggtcttttccaaccttcatgactGTATGACTCCACAGATACGCTCAGCCTTACATGCAGGGCCCCAACACGCTGTGACAGCCGCCCCTGCACACCTCGTTCCCCACAGGGCCTCATGTCGCCGCTGAGGCCTGTATCTGGAGGGGACAGGGACACGGGGTGGTGACAGGAGTGATGAGAGAGCCGACCGGAGGACGCTGGGGGACAACCAGGTGTCGACAGGACGCGACCGGAGAGCGGCAGGGGGAAGCGATGCGGTGACAGGAGCGGGCGGGGGCGGCCCTACACGCAGGGACCAGGGACCAGGCCCCTCAGCAGTCACCGCAGGCCCCGAGccgcccccccgccccgcggtGGGCCCGGACCCTCGGGATGCAGCGTGGGGGGCGGTTACCTTGCTGAGCTTCACCCAGAGCCCCGCGCTGTTGCAGTACTCCTCGCCCGTAGCACGGAGGCAGCCGCCCTTCCGCACCTCGATGGTGGCCCGCGCCGCCCGCTTGGAGCCCCGCGCCGGCCCGGGGCCGTCCCAGACGCTGAGCAGGCTGCGGGAGGAAGCGGCGGCCGCGGGGTCCTTGCAGATCTTGTACTGCACCTCGCGGGGCACGTAGCACAGCGCGGCGGGCAGCGGCCGGGCGCAGCGGAAGCACTcgctgcactgcagcaggaaccGCAGCCGGCCCAGCACCTGGTGCGGGGCCTCCCCGCCCGCCCGCATCGCGCTCCGCACCTCCGAGCCACGCACCGGCGTTGGGAGGGGGGGGCTGGTGCTCGCAGGTTTACGGCAAACCCCGCCCGCCGCCGAGGCAATATGGCGGCGCCCGCAggcaagatggcggcgcccATCTTCTGTACGGCAAAGCGGGGAGCAAAGCAAGATGGCGGCGTACTGAGGGGTGAGGGCGGggcaagatggcggcgcccGTGCACTGTACGGAGAGGTGGGGTTACGGTAAGAtggcggcggccgcggggcggggcgagGCGAGCACGGGGGCGGGGCGGGTCGGGAATCGAGGCGGGATGGAGGACAGCGAGCGGCTCATGTGAGTTATCCGGGTGCGGCGTTACCCCACCGTGCCCGCACATGGGGCCTGGGCGGAAGTCACCGGGGTGGCCCTGGGGATCCGCCTGCGGTCACCGGTGCATGGGACTGGGATCCCACACTGGGGGCAGAGGGGTGGCACCGGGATTCTGCACCGGAGACAGTGTTGTTACcctgagggctgtgctgtggcatTGAGGTTCTGCACTGGGGATACTGGGGTGGCCCTGAAGGCGCTGATGccaccactgctgcagcaccagtCCCACCGTGGAGGTTTTGGGGGTCTGTCCCCATGGCTgccacccagcacagcaggacgGTGCTGGCTGTCCCCTGCAGGACCCCCATGtgtgcccccagccctggggcccAGCTCAGGAGCGGTGACGCCGCCCGGAGGAGGCTGGGGACGTGTGGTGTGTGGGGCCCTGGAGTTCTGTGGGCTCAGATAGTGCAAGGCCCTGCAGGCCCCCAGCTTCCCCACGcgggagcagctgctgccagcgATAACATAATCTCACAGAGCCCTGGGCCAGGCATCGCCTGTCCCCAGGAAGGGCCCTACTGCCCTGGAAGAggccctgggaggtggtggagagGAAGCGTTTGTCACCATGGTCCCAGCTTGGAGCAAACCGTTCCCTGCAGCCATGGGCTGGGGAGCCACCAGCCCTGCCCCGGGGACCTGCTGGGGTGCCCAGTGCCCTCCGTGGTGACAAGCCCTGTCTGctgtccctcctgcagccccaagGGCTTCCCCAAGTTGAAGAATGACACGTTCCTGCGTGCCGCACGTGGTGAGGAGACGGAGCACACCCCGGTGTGGTGCATGCGGCAGGCAGGACGCTATCTGCCCGGTGAGTCGGGGGTGGCATacagagctggggggggggggggggggggggggggggggggggggggggggcagtggAAGCCAGCGCACCCCTTGTCACCACCACTGGTTTCTTGCAGAGTTTCGGGAGACCCGGGCTGCACAGGATTTCTTCGCCACTTGCCGGAGTCCCAAGTTGTGCTGTGAGCTGACGCTGCAGGTGAGTGTCCTCTGTGGGGGCTGTGTCCCATTTCCCTTCTTGGAATAGAGGTGGGAAGAAACCTTAGGTCTGGCCCTTATCCCCACGTGGCCCAGTAAGTTGTGCAGCCTGAAGCCTGCTTCAGGGTCCCTGAGTTCATCCACAGAGTGACCCCCCAGCATCGGACAGGGCCCTGCCCCACCCTGGGGATCCTGTTGCACCCCATGTGTGTGTCCCAGCTCTCATAGGGAGAGGGACCCAAACCGTCACCctcattacatttttctctctgctatcCACAGCCACTCAGACGATTCCCCCTGGATGCTGCTATCATTTTCTCTGACATCTTGGTGGTGCCCCAGGTGAGTCACAGCCAGTGGTGGGGAGCAGTGGTTGGGAAAGGGGCTGGGTCCAGGACTGCCACATTCCTGCCGCTTCCATTCTCCTCTGTCCCCAGGCATTGGGCATGGAGGTTGTCATGGTCCCCGGCAAAGGACCCACATTTCCAGAGCCCCTGAAGGAGGTGGAAGATCTGCTGAAACTACGGCAGAAGGTGGACGTGACTGCAGAGCTGGGTTACGTCTTCCAGGCTGTCACACTGACGCGGCACAGCCTGGAGGGCAAGGTGCCCCTCATTGGCTTCTCCGGGGCACCTGTAAGTGATGGGGGTCCACAGAATGGGCTTTCCTGCTCTTCCCTCTGGGGTAATACTGGTCCTGGCACCTCCAGAGCTGCAGGGACCAGGTTGTACCCATCCTATATAGGCAGGGGACACatagagctgctgctcctgctcatAAGACTGTCTTCAGCACTGAAACCACAACCAACCCCTCACATGTTTTCCATCTCaccctgctcctctccttcctgcagtgGACGCTTATGTCCTACATGATTGAAGGGGGTGGCTCCACTACAATGGCAAAGGCCAAGAGCTGGCTGTACCGTCACCCTGAAGCAAGCCACCGACTGCTGCGGCTGCTGACTGATGTTGTCACTGACTACCTCGTGGGGCAGGTGGCTGCTGGAGCGCAGGTGTGTCCTGGGGCATGGGGACAGGTCCTAGCAGGAGGGCAGGGACTGGGGACAAGGAGCAGAGGGGTCCAGCTTGTGGTACGAGGGACCAAGGCACTGCACGGTACCTGCAGCTCACCCAGCCCTTCGCTTCCAACAGGCGCTCCAACTGTTTGAGTCCCATGCGGGGCACTTGGGCCCAGAACAGTTTCAGGAGTTTGCCCTGCCATACATCCGAGACATTGCCCGGGGTGTTAAGAGCaagctgaaagcagaggcaCTGCCACTAGTGCCCATGGTAAGTCCAAGATGCCTGAGATGCCCCCATTCCCTGGGAGCACATGGAGGAGTATGGCCGGGGGGGAGGCTGGGAGAGGGTACAAAGGGCTGCTACCAGGGTAGCAGTGTGACACCATCTGTCCCTGCATCTCTCATTGTCCCTGGCATCTGGCATTCCAACCCCTGGAGTTGCTGCCCATCATCTCCTTCTCCAGATCGTCTTTGCGAAGGATGCGCACTACGCACTGCGTGACCTAGCCCAAGCTGGCTATGAGGTTGTCGGTCTTGACTGGACCATCCAGCCCCAGGAAGCTCGGTAAGATTCTGGCACAGCACTTCTACTCTGACACTTCCTTTGTCCTGCCGCCCTGCTGCATTA of Numida meleagris isolate 19003 breed g44 Domestic line chromosome 7, NumMel1.0, whole genome shotgun sequence contains these proteins:
- the UROD gene encoding uroporphyrinogen decarboxylase isoform X2 gives rise to the protein MGPGRKSPGWPWGSACGHRPKGFPKLKNDTFLRAARGEETEHTPVWCMRQAGRYLPEFRETRAAQDFFATCRSPKLCCELTLQPLRRFPLDAAIIFSDILVVPQALGMEVVMVPGKGPTFPEPLKEVEDLLKLRQKVDVTAELGYVFQAVTLTRHSLEGKVPLIGFSGAPWTLMSYMIEGGGSTTMAKAKSWLYRHPEASHRLLRLLTDVVTDYLVGQVAAGAQALQLFESHAGHLGPEQFQEFALPYIRDIARGVKSKLKAEALPLVPMIVFAKDAHYALRDLAQAGYEVVGLDWTIQPQEARAQVGKGITLQGNLDPCALYAPKEKIGELVKKMLESFGTQRYIANLGHGLYPDMNPEHVGAFVEAVHAHSRHINKHS
- the UROD gene encoding uroporphyrinogen decarboxylase isoform X1 yields the protein MAAAAGRGEASTGAGRVGNRGGMEDSERLIPKGFPKLKNDTFLRAARGEETEHTPVWCMRQAGRYLPEFRETRAAQDFFATCRSPKLCCELTLQPLRRFPLDAAIIFSDILVVPQALGMEVVMVPGKGPTFPEPLKEVEDLLKLRQKVDVTAELGYVFQAVTLTRHSLEGKVPLIGFSGAPWTLMSYMIEGGGSTTMAKAKSWLYRHPEASHRLLRLLTDVVTDYLVGQVAAGAQALQLFESHAGHLGPEQFQEFALPYIRDIARGVKSKLKAEALPLVPMIVFAKDAHYALRDLAQAGYEVVGLDWTIQPQEARAQVGKGITLQGNLDPCALYAPKEKIGELVKKMLESFGTQRYIANLGHGLYPDMNPEHVGAFVEAVHAHSRHINKHS
- the LOC110402634 gene encoding E3 ubiquitin-protein ligase HECTD3-like, translating into MRAGGEAPHQVLGRLRFLLQCSECFRCARPLPAALCYVPREVQYKICKDPAAAASSRSLLSVWDGPGPARGSKRAARATIEVRKGGCLRATGEEYCNSAGLWVKLSKEQLEEYKSGCDLEEGWVLVCKHAEGGDRLVPVESTERIQRQQQLFGVDYKPVIRWEQVVDLTYSLRLGAKPKPMEQDEAAVEKLRFVPPTWTYECDEDLVHFLYDHIGKEDENLGSVKQYVDSIDVSSYTEDFNVSCLTDSHADTYWESDGSQGQHWVRLNMKKGTIVKKLLLTVDTTDENFMPKRVAVYGGEGDNLKKLNDVGIDESYIGDVCVLEDMTTHLPVIEIRIVECRDDGIDVRLRGIKIKSSRQRDLGLSADMFQLANLVRYPRLEGTDPDLLYRRAVLIQRFIKLLDSVLHHLVPAWDHTVGTFSKLKHIKQFLLLSKRRTALITQCLKDSETSKPNFMPRLYINRRLAMEHRDNPALDPSCKNAVFTQVYEGLKPSDKFEKPLDYRWPLRYDQWWECKFIAEGIIDQGGGFRDSLADMSEELCPSSADTPVPLPFFVRTSNQGNSTGEARDMYVPNPSCKDFPKYEWIGQIMGAALRGKEFLVLALPGFVWKQLTGEEVSWSKDFAAVDSVLVKLLEVMEVMDKDTFEFKFGSELTYTTVLSDQRMVELIPNGSNTVVRYEDRKEFIRLVQKARLEESKEQIMAMQAGLLKVVPQAVLDLLTWQELEKKVCGDPEVTVDALKKLTRFEDFEPLDTRVQYFWEALNNFTNEDRSRFLRFVTGRSRLPARIYIYPDKLGSETTDALPESSTCSSTLFLPNYATAKVCEEKLRYAAYNCVAIDTDMSPWEE